The DNA region ACGTCGTCGCCGACGAAGTGCTCGGGCCGAACGGCCTGTGCTTCTCGCCCGACGAGAGCTTGCTCTATGTCGTGGAATCGCGCGGCGTGCCGAACCGCAAGATCCGCATCTTCGACGTCGCGGACGGCAAGCGGCTGACCAAGAACCGCATCTTCATCGACGCCGGACCCGGCACGCCCGACGGCATGCGCTGCGACGTCGACGGCAATCTCTGGTGCGGCTGGGGCATGGGCTCGCCTGAGCTCGACGGCGTGATGATCTTCAACCCGAGCGGCGTGCCGATCGGCCGTATCGCCTTGCCCGAACGCTGCGCCAATGTCTGCTTCGGCGGACGCGCCAGGTGCCGGCTGTTCATGGCGTGCGGCCATGGGCTCTATGCGCTCTACGTCAACACGCAAGGGGTGGCGGGCGGTTAGTCGATCTCCCCGCCTCAGGGCACCAGCGCCGCGAGGCGTTTCGGCGCGACCAGCCGGTAGCTACGCCGGATCAGCGACCCCACCTCATCCCAATCGCAGCCGCGATCCAGCCACATGCCGACCCAGCCCTTCGTGCCGAAATAGGGAGGCACGAAGAAGCGCTCGGGATCCGCGCCGCTGAGAATGGCCTGGCTACCCTCCGGCGCCTTGCACCAGACCGACGGGCGATCGTCGACGCGCCGATCCGTGGCGAAGATCTTGTCGCCGACCCTGAAGCTCGGGCCACGCCGCATCGGCGCCTCCGACGCTTCGGGGAGCGCGAGGCAGATCGCCCGCAGCCGCTCGGAAGGCTCCTTGGACATGGCCCGACCTCGTCACCTGGGAGGCGCTGTAGCGTAACGTGGTCGGAGCGTAGCTCTTTGCCGCCGGACCAGCCATAACATCGCGCAAGTTCGGGGGGCCGAGCGGCACCTGCGCTCGATGCGGATGGCGACGATGGACGAGCATCAGGAACACAGGCCGGTCTTCCGCTTCGCGCCGAGCCCGAACGGCTATCTGCATCTCGGCCATGCGCTCTCGGCGCTGCTCAATGACCAAGCAGCGCGCGCCTGCGAGGGGCGGCTGCTCTTGCGCATCGAGGATATCGACCCATCGCGTTCCCGTGCCGAACTCATCGCGGCGATCTTTGAAGACCTCGCCTGGCTCGGCCTCGCCTGGGAAACCCCGGTGCGCCGGCAATCGCAGCATCTCCATCTCTATCGCGAGAAGCTCGACGAGCTGTGCCGGCAAAGTCTCGTCTATCCCTGCTTCTGCACGCGCGGCGCCATCGCCCACGCCGTGGCGGCCGAGGACATGGCCTGGCCGCGTGACCCCGACGGGGCAGCGCTCTATCCGGGCACCTGCCGCGAGCTTGCGCCGAATGAAGCCGCGCGACGCATCGCCACTGGCGAGCCGCATGCCTGGCGTCTGCGCATGACGGAAGCCTCGGCGGTGGCAGGGGCGCTCGCCTGGCGCGAGCATGCCACGGCGCTCCCCGATTCCGCCTGGCGCACCGTCCCGGCCGAACCGCAGGCCTGGGGCGACGTGGTGCTCGGGCGCCGTGACGCGCCGGCGAGCTATCACCTCGCCGTCGTCACGGACGATGCGGCCCAGGGTGTGACCCAGGTGGTGCGCGGCCAGGACCTCTCTACGGCAACCGCCATCCACCGTCTGTTGCAACATCTCCTGCGCCTGCCCGAGCCCACCTACCACCATCACCGCCTCGTGCTCGACGCCGACGGACGCAAGCTTTCGAAAAGCATCGCCTCGACGAGCTTGCGCGAGTTGCGCGCGGCGGGGCTGAGTCCAGGAGATATCCGCCGACGGGTTGAGCTGACGGCGTAGGGGGAATCCTTATTCGTCATGGCCGGGTCTTGGCCCGGCCATCCACGCCTTCCTGAGGTCGGCGCCTTGGGCTGGTCACCGCAAAAAGGTGCGGCCATGACGGTGGGGCTAGCAGACCCCTACTTATATTCCCATTCCGCACCCACGCCGACGCTCGTGGCACCAGTGGCATCGACGCCGCTCTGCAGGCGGATGTGGCGCGTCACGTCGAGATCGACCGAGACGCCGCTATCCTGCGGCTTGCTGCCTGCTTTGACGCCGACGCTGAGCCGGTCGCTGATGGCGCGCGAAGCCCCGACGGTCGGGCTGCCGCTCGAGCTCGTGCCGATATCGAGGCTGTCGACGCCGAGCGACCGACGCAGGCGCTCGAAGGCGTCATCGCCACCGCCGGCGAACTGCGCCGCGGCTTGCGCGAGCTGCAGCGCCTGGAAGGGCGACAAGCTGCCCGAGGGCTTCTGGAACAGGATGCGTGACAGCACCTCGTCCTGCGGCAGGCTCGGATCCGACGAGAAGGCGAAGACCGGTTGCGTGGCCGGGCCCGTAATGCCGATATGGGCCGTGACGTCGCCGGCCTGGCTGTCGGCCATGAAGTCGAGCTCGGGCATCAGCTCGCCGCTGAAGCCGATATGGCCACGGGTGAAATCGAGCCGCTTGCCGAGCACCGCGAGGCGCCCGCGCCGCAGATCGAAGCCGCCCAGGATCTGCGGATCCGCGAGCATGCCCGTCACCTTCAGCTCGCCGCCGAGCTCGGCATCAAGGCCATGCCCGCGCACGAAGATCCGGTTCGGCGCCGAGATCACGAGGTTGAGCTTGCCGTTGAAGGCGGCCTTGCGTTTCGCATGCGCCTTGGCCTTGGCCTCCATGGCGAGGCGGGCCTTGGCGGTCGGCGACGGATTGAGGTGCCTGGTGCCTTCTATGGGGCTCATCGTGCCGGGCAGGCGATCCGGCAAGGTCACGTCCATCGAGACGATTCCGATCCGCCCGCCGATCGCCGGCTCACGCCCGAGCGGACCGGAGAGGTCGAGCGCGAGATCGGCGCTCGCTGCGACGATGCTGTTCGAGACGAGCTGCGCCCTCTGGCCGGTGATGCGCAGCGTGCCCGGGAAGCCCGCGTCGGGGTCGAGGCGCAGCTGCCCGCTCATACCGACCGTACCGCCATTCGGCGTCGCGGCCGCCACATGCTCGATCGTCACCGTGTCGCCATGGGCCGCGATGCGCGCCTCGATCTTCTCGAGCTTCAGGCCGAGCTCGACATCGGTGAAGCTGCCGCCGCTCATGCTCACGCTGCCTTCGGCCTGCGGTTGCGCCGTGCTGCCGCGCAAGCGCGCATCCAACTGCACGGCGCCGGAGACACGCCGGCCCGAGGCAGCGAGGAAGCCATTCGCGGCCGCGGCATCGAGCTTGCCTTGCACCGCGATGTCGAGCGCGCCCGCGGGCGAGAGCGGCGCGCTGCCCGTGAGGTGTAAACTGCCGACCCGGCCGGCATTCGCCGTCAGGTCGAGGGAGCTGCGCCCATCCGCGAGGCGCCCCGAGCCCGCGATATCGATCGGCGGCAACCCGGAGCCGCGCGCCTGCGGCGCCACAAGACGGTCGATCTTGACGCGCCAATCCCCCGACGGGGCCTGCGGCGTGCCGGCGATCGCGAACTCCGCATCAGCCGTTCCGCTGAGGCCGAGCCCCGGCTGGGCGAGATCGGCGATGGAAAGCGGCACGGCGTTCGCCGAGCCCTTCAGCGAAAGCGTCGCACCGGCGCTGCCGTCGAGGCGCAGCCTTCCGGCGTCGATGCCGAGCACGAAACCCGCAATGCCGATTGCGTCCGGGCCGAGGCTGAGCGTCGCCGGAGCGGCGAGCGCGAGCTTATGGGCGCCGCCGCGCGCCCTGAGGCTCGCAAGCTCGATCCGGTAAGGTTCGGCCGGAACGAGCCGCGCCTGCGCCTCGATGGCGAGCCCGCGCGCATTGCCCGCGAGTGCGACATCGCTGCCCTCCGGCACAGCCTTGGCCTTGAGGCGCAATCCAGAGATCGTCTCCCCGCCAAGGATGGCCTTGCCGATGGCGGCCGTGCCGTCGAGCGTCGGGCGTCCACGCAGATCGGCCGCGGCGAGATCGGCATCGAGCCCTTCGATCCGGCTGGCGCCGAAGGCGACAGTCTGACCATGCGCCAGGAGCCGCGCATTCTGACGGCCATTCGTTGCGTCCAATGTCGCATCGACGTTGAGATCGCCAGCAAGCCTCGTCAGCAGCAGTGCCGACAGATCGTCGAGATTGGTCGCCTTGAAGGTGAGCCGACCAGTGGCGAGGTTGTTCGTGTCGAAGCTGGCATTGCCTTGCAGATCGGCGGAGCCGAGATTGAAGGACAGTCTGTCGGCGAGGACGCCGCCCTCCGGGCGCTTGGCGATATGGGCGGCGCCCGCGAGCGGCTTGCGGTCGACCTCGCCGGCCAGCGTCAACTGCGCCTCGAGCGCCCCCGTGAGGTCGCGCGCCACGGCCTCGAGGTCGAGCCGCGGCACTGGGCGATCGAGCGCCTTGCCGTCGGTGAGCGATGCCTTCAGCGAGGCGTCCGGATGCGCAAGGCTGCCGGTGAGCGCTGCCGTGATCATCGCCTTGCCGGCAAGGCGCGGATCGACCGACTTCGCCTCGGGGATGTCGATCACGGCGGCGATGGCGGCCTTGTCGGGCGTCGCCTCGCCGTCGAGACGCGCCGTGGCATGCATGCCCGTGAGGCTGAGGTTGCCGAAGCCGAAGCCGCCGCGCGGCAGGAGCTTGACGCTGCCGGCGAGCGCGAGCTTGCCGCCGGCGAGCCCATCGGCGAGCGCGATGCCGGAGGCGAAATTCGTCACATGCGCATCGAGCCCCGCCGTCAGCCGGCGCTCGGCGGGCGCCCCATCGAGATCAGCCGTCAGGCCAAGCGCTCCTTTGAGCGGCAATGAGGCGAGACGCGCGAAGTGGCGCAGCTCTGCCGCATCGAGGGCCAGCTTGCCGCGAACAAGCTTCGGGCCGAGCTCCCCCGCATAGGAGGCGCCGAGCGTCGGCGTCGTGAGGCGCAGCTCTTCGACATGGACAGCGCCCTCGGGCGAGGCCGTGCCGCGCAAGCTCATCGACAGGGACGATCCCATCGCCTCGGTCAACGCAGGGTCGGCGAGAGCCAGGCCTGCCACTTTCACGTCCCCGACAAGCGCGACGCGCGACGCGGGGTCGGTGACGACAGCGTTCGGCGTCGCCGTGAAGCTCGCAGCCAGCGAAGCAAGCTTCGCCTGTGGCGAGCGCAGATCCGCGGCCTTGAGCTCGGCCGCGATCTTCGGGCCGGCGAGCGGTCCCTTGACGGTCGCGCTGAAATCGAGGCTGCGGATCTCGGCGCCGCCGGCGACGGTTTTGGCGTCGCCGCCCGGCACCGCGGCGGCCGCAATCGTCATGTCGAGATTGCGCTGCGTATCGAGCCCGCCGGCGATGTCGAGGCGGGCATTGCGCGAGGCGACCGCAAGGCGCGAGACGTTCACCGCTCCATCATCCGCGAAGGTGATGTCGCCTTGCAGCTCGGTGGTGCCCGCGAAGATCGCTCCGGCGACCGGCGGCAACAGGCCTTCGATGCGCGATTGCAGGTTGAGGCCGAGGCGGCGGCCTGCCCCTGCGCGCCCGAGATCGGCGCCGCCAGTAGCGCCGATGGTCGGGCCTGCGTCGAAGGTGAGGCCAGCCTTGAAGGCGTCGAGAGTGCCCTTGCCGTCGAGGTCGAAAGTGACGGCCGGCAGGCCCGGAATGCTCGCCGCATGCGCCAGCACCCCGCCTTCGGGCTCCGCGAGCTTGAGCGCGAGCGTCAAGGCCTTGCTGTCGGGCACGAGCTGCAAGCGCAGCGCCAGAGCGCCTTCGGCATCGAGCCGCTTGGCGTCGAGACGCAGGTCGAGCCCCTCGGCCGGGTTGCCGAGCACCGCTGCGCCCGAGACCGAAAGGCGCGACGCGACCCCGATGACGGGTGCGCCGAGCACCAATTCGCCGATCGCGAACTCCTTGATCACAACCTTGACCGGCAGCTCCGGGAGGATCGGCCCGGCATCGGCCTTTGGCGCCGGCTGATCCGAAGGAAGAGGCTTGCGCAGGAATTCGAGCCGATGGATCAGGAGCTGGTCGACCTCGAGGCGCCGCGACACCAAAGCCAGGCGCCGCCAGACCAGCCGCACCCTGTCGATCTTCAGCCAGGGCCCGTCGCGGTCGGAAAGCACGATGTCGCTGATGGACGCGCTCGACGACAGGGCGCCATCGACAGCACCGACCGAAACCGTCGTCGTCTCCGAGGACAAAGCGCGCGAGATCAGGTCGGCGAGCACACCCTTATCGGCCTCATCGGCACGCGACGGGATGACGAGCGAGAGGCAGACGATCGCCGCGAACAGCACGGAAGCGAGGCAGGCAAGGACGCCCCTCCTTCTCCCGCTCTTTCGCGGGAGAAGGTGCAAGTTCTTGATAGAAAGACTCTGCGGAGTGAGGGCGGATGAGGGACGCTGGTGAAGCGCTCGACGGCCCCTCATCCGCCTCGGCTTCGCCTCGGCACCTTCTCCCGCAAGCGGGAGAAGGTTAGCGCACGATCGGTAAGCCCGGGCGTTCAAAAGGATTGCCCTATGCTGACATAGAGGGTGACGGGCTTGTCTCCTCTGCGCGGGTTGAGCGGGGCCGCGACGTCCAGGCGGATCGGCCCGATCGCCGTGTAATAGCGCAGGCCGAGGCCGGCCGACATCTGCAGCGTATCGGAGAATTTCGGCAAGCTCGAGGTGAAGGCGTTGCCGGCATCGAAGAAGGGCACGACGCCGATGGTCTCGGTGATCTTGATGCGCAGCTCCGCCGAGGCCTCGAGCAAACTGCGCCCGCCAACCACATAGCCGAACGGGCCGCGCGGCCCGAGGCTTTGATAGCGATAGCCGCGCACGGAGCCGCCGCCCCCGCCGTAGAAGCGCAGATTGGCCGGGATCTCGACGAGCGAAGCGCCGGAAAGCGACCCGATGCGGACGCGGGCGGCGAGCACATAACGGGCATCCTCGTCGATCGCCCAATAGGTCGAGGCCTGCGCCTTGGCGACGACCAGGTCGAGGCTCGAGCCGAGGAAGCTAGGATAGGGAGTGAAGCTGGCGTTGATGCGCAGGCCGCGCGTCGGATCGAGCTTGCTGTCCGTCGTGTCGTAGATGGCGCCGATTGGAATGCCGATCAGCGTGTAGTTGACCTTGCCCAGCACATCCGTGGTGTGGCCGATCATCGCCTCGGCGCCGATCTGCATCGAGAACGTGTTGTCGAAGCGATGACGGATGGCGACCGTCGCGTCGGCAAGCCGGCTCGAATAACCGCCGAAGCGATCGCCGCCCGTGCGCGTGTTCTCGGCGAGCGCGTCGATGAGGAGGTCGTTGCGGCTACCGCCGAGCGCCGGCTTGACGAAGCTCGCCTTGAAGCGCCCGCCGAGATCGGAAAACTTCAGGTCACGGAAGCTCGCAAGCCGCGTTCCGTTATTGCGCGGATTGACGAACAGGTCGCCTTCGAGCCGCAAGCTCTCGGCGCCGCCGAACAGGTTGCGGTCCTGCCAATAAACCTGACCGGCGGGACCGTCGGTGGTAGAGTATTTGGCGGCGAAGCCCACAACATAGGGCAGGCGGTCGGCCGCATCGACGAAGATCGGCAGATTGCCGTTCCGGTCGAGCTTCGTCGCCTCGCGGATGCGGATCGAGCCGAGCGCCGGGATCTGGCGCACCGATTCTCGCGCATCGGCGAGCGCTTTCGGCGAATAGGGATCGCCCTCCTCGATATAGATGAAGGAGCGCACCACGCTCGACGGGAATTCCTGCGGCCCGTTGACGGTCACTTCGCCGAAGCCGGCGCGCGGCCCCGGATCGAGAACCAGGGTCAGGTCCATCATATGGGTTGCGTGATCGACGACCGGCTTGATCGCCGCCACCCTGGCGAGAGGATGGGATCTCGCCCGGAAATAGTCGATCATGCGGGCTTGAGCGGCCTTCAGATCGCTGGAGCGCGCCGGATCGCCAGGCTTCAGCCCGATCACCTTGGCGGGCAGCTCGTCCGGCGCGAAGGCCCTGCGGCTCGCGGCCTCGAGCACCGCGACGGCGCCGAGCGCGAAGAGCGGCCCCGGCACGACCCTGACCGTGATCGGCACCACGGTCCGGCCGCGATGGCTTTCGGCGGCGCGCGCCATTGCGGCGGTCTCGTCCTGGCCGATCCGGAGCACCGCCGTGCCGCTCGCGATCTCGACAGTCGCGTCGTAATAGCCCGCCCCCCAAAGCGTATCGACCAGCGGCGCGAAGTCATTGACGGCCCGCCGGGCGAGCGAATCGCCGTCGGGCGGCGCATCCTGGCGCAGCCGATAGAGGCTCGAGGCATCCTTGAGCGCCGTCTTGAGGGCTTTATCGGCGTCGCCGGCGTCGAATTCGACCGTGTAGGCCAAGGCATCGGTCGAGACCGCGGGCGGCGTATCCTCCGAGCCGAAGAGCCCAAAGAAATCGAAAGCCTCGGCGCGTCCACAGGTGACGGCGAGCGCCGCGCCGGCCAAGATGTAAGGGATCAGAGATCCGAACAGGCGCCGAGATCGCGACCTCATCCCGCGCCTTCGTCGTGAATGGCGGCGAGGCGGGAGACCGATGGTGCTGGAATGGAACACGGCGCAGGCCCGCCGGCAGCAGGCCGCTTGGACTGTGTGGCAAGACCCTCCTCGATCGGCCTCATGCCGCTCTCCTGCCTCGCGCCGCAAGATCCGGGCGCCAAAGCGAAGTCCTGCATGACGGATCGCGACCTCGTCACCACGCATCACCCTGCCGCGAGAAGCCTCGGCATCAAACCTTACGCCTTCCCCTCCCCCGTCGTTCCGGCCGAGTCAAGAAAAGACGCCCGCGGCGAGGATCCCGAGAGCGACGCTATCTGCCGCCGCGTGATCGGCAAAGCGCGATCATGTGGCCCATTTCGTGGCCAAATGGGCGTGAATCGGGTTGCGATCGCCTCGGGCAACAAGCGCACCGGCCTCAGCCGGAGGGTGCGAGATACCAGATCCACAAGGTGACGGTGACCACCGATGCAGCTGTGGAGAGGGCGATCGCGGTCGCGGCGAAATCCGCCGCCTCCTTGTATTTATGGGCGAAAAGATAGGCGTTGATGCCGCAGGGGCAGGCGGCGAACAGGGTCGCGACCCCAGCCCAGACCGGGTCGATGGCGAACAGCTTCGCGGCCAGCACATAGACGATGAGCGGATGCAGGACGATCTTCAGCGCGGTGACGATCGACGGCAGCGCAATGCCGGCCTGCAGCCCGTAGCGGCGCATGGCGATGCCCATCGACAACAGCGCGCATGGCACGGCCGAGGCCGCCACCATGTCGAGCACCGACTTCACCGGCCCCATCTCGGCGACCGGCAGATGCACGAGGCGCGCCGCGGCGCCGAGCGCCATGGCGATCAGGATCGGGTGGCGCGCCAGCCGCGACAGGATCGCCATGGGGCGCACCTGCCCGCCTTCCGCCAGCACCGTCGCTGCCGTCATGGTGATCGGCAGATGGATGGCGATCAGGAGGAAGAGCGGCACCTCGCCCGCCTTGCCGAAGGCCTTGAGGATCAGCGGAATGCCGACCAGCACGGTGTTCGCCTGGCCGGCCGCGAAGCCCGCGACCACACGCGGCAAATGGCCATAGGAGAAGAAGCGCCCGGCAATCCACATGGCGAGCGACCAGACCACCGCGACGCCGGCGAAATAGGAGAGCCAATAGCCCCAGGGCTGCGCCTCGGGGATCCTGGCCGAGGACAGCGTCTGGAAGATCAGGAACGGGATGGCGATGTCGTTGACGTATTCCGACAGGCCGTCGCCCATGCGATCGGTGACATAGCGGGCGAGACGCGCCACATAACCGAGGCCGATGACGCCGAAGACCGGCAACACCACGAGAAACGCGTCGAACATGAAGGCTTAGGGCCTGACTGGGAATTCGGATGGGCTAGGCCGGAGTCCCGACCGTCCCGCCCCGAATTCCTTTGCATGACAACCGGCTTGCCGCGCAAGGCCGAGGGCGCGGCGGCAAGCGTCAGGGACCGATCAGGTGCGCGGCGAATGCTTGGCCAGATCGCCATCGGCGAGCAGCCGCAGCGCGTTGAGGGTCACGAGAACCGTCGCACCGGTATCGGCGAGGATAGCGGGCCACAAACCGGTCAAGCCGATGATGGTGGTGACCAGGAAGGCGGCCTTGAGGCCGAGCGCGACCGTGATGTTCTGACGGATATTGGCCATGGTGCGCTTCGACAGATCGATCATGGCGGCCACGTCCGCAACGCGGCCGTGCAGCGCGGCGGCATCGGCCGTTTCCAGGGCCACATCCGTGCCGCCACCCATGGCGATGCCGATATCGGCCGCTGCCAGCGCGGGAGCGTCATTGATGCCGTCGCCGATCTTGGCGACAATGAAGCCCTGGCCCCTCAGCTCGCTGACCAGGCGCTGCTTGTCCTGTGGCAACAATCCGGCGCGAACCTCGATCGCGAGGCGCTTGCCGATCGCCTGGGCGCTGCGCCGGTCATCGCCGGTCAGCATGATCGTCCTGATGCCTTTTTCGGCGAGGGCCCTGAGCCCCGCAACGGCGTCCGGGCGGGGTTCGTCACGCATGGCGATCAGGCCGGCGATCGCCCCGTCGACCAGCAGCACCGAGACGGTCTTGCCCTCCTGGCTCAGCGCCGCGACGCGGGCCTGGTGCCCGGCAGCGAGCCAGACGCGTTCCGCCGCCGCCTGCGCCGAGCCCAGGAAGACCTCCTCGCCGTCGATGCTTCCGGTCACGCCCTTGCCGGCAAGGGCCCTGGCGCCGGTCGCCGGCGGCGCCACGATCATGGCGGAAGCCGCGCGAGCCAGGATGGCGCCGGCGAGGGGATGGCTCGAGCCTGCTTCGAGCGCCGCGGCCAGGCGCAGCACATCGGTCTCGGAGCGGCCGACGCCGATCACGTCGGTCACCACCGGCTTGCCTTGCGTCAAGGTGCCGGTCTTGTCGAAGCAGGCGAGCGTGACCGTGCCGAGCTTTTCGAGCACGGCTCCGCCCTTGAGCAACAGGCCGCGTCGCGCGCCCGCCGACAGGCTCGCCGCGATGGCGGCTGGGGTCGAGATCACGAGCGCGCAGGGGCAGCCGATCAGCAGGATGGCGAGGCCCTTATAGATCCAGGCGCTCCAGTCCCCGCCGAATCCGAGCGGCCCGATGAGGGCGACCAGCGCCGCGAGGACCACGACGGCCGGCGTGTAATAGGTCGAGAAACGGTCGATGAAGCGCTCAGTCGGCGCCTTGGCTTCCTGCGCCTCCTCCACCAGCTTGACGATGCGTGCGATGGTGTTGTCCGTCGCCGCCGCCGTAACGCGGATGCGCAGCACGCCCTCGCCATTCACCGTTCCGGCGAAGACGCCGGCATCCTGCGCCTTCAGGACCGGCAGGCTCTCCCCGGTGACTGGAGCCTCATCGATGGCGCTCTCGCCCGACAGGATAACGCCATCCGCCGCGATGCGCTCGCCCGGGCGCACCAGGATCACGGCGCCGATCGGCAAGGTCTCGGTCGGCACTTCGCGCGTCGCGCCGTCCACCTCGCGCAGAGCCGTCCGCGGCGTGAGCGAAGTGAGGGAGCGGATGCCGGCGCGCGCCTTGGCGGCCGCGAGGCCCTCCAGCAGCTCACCGACCAGGAACAGGAAGACGACGGTCGCGCCTTCCTCGGCCGCGCCGATCGCTACCGCGCCAAGCGCTGCGACCGTCATCAGCATCTCGATCGAGAAGGGCGTGCCGGCCAAAGCCGCCATGACGGCGCGCCGCGCGATCGGCACCAGGCCGACCAGCATCGCAAGCGTAAATGCGGTAGCCCCGAG from Rhizobiales bacterium GAS188 includes:
- a CDS encoding Cd2+/Zn2+-exporting ATPase — its product is MAHRDKGLPQMTAPLTQSHYRVDGMDCPSCATKIATAARRVPGIADASVSVTAGTMTVRHGVDSDLAPLERKVEGLGYKVARLRPGPAPTPAAATCSHRHDHGQDHGHAHAHGGHAHTEDAHAGDTHAGDTQAGDTHDGAANASPAPSHAHDHGLDDPQAADGLWWRSRKARLTLLSGAALLIAFCLGKLEPTLGATAFTLAMLVGLVPIARRAVMAALAGTPFSIEMLMTVAALGAVAIGAAEEGATVVFLFLVGELLEGLAAAKARAGIRSLTSLTPRTALREVDGATREVPTETLPIGAVILVRPGERIAADGVILSGESAIDEAPVTGESLPVLKAQDAGVFAGTVNGEGVLRIRVTAAATDNTIARIVKLVEEAQEAKAPTERFIDRFSTYYTPAVVVLAALVALIGPLGFGGDWSAWIYKGLAILLIGCPCALVISTPAAIAASLSAGARRGLLLKGGAVLEKLGTVTLACFDKTGTLTQGKPVVTDVIGVGRSETDVLRLAAALEAGSSHPLAGAILARAASAMIVAPPATGARALAGKGVTGSIDGEEVFLGSAQAAAERVWLAAGHQARVAALSQEGKTVSVLLVDGAIAGLIAMRDEPRPDAVAGLRALAEKGIRTIMLTGDDRRSAQAIGKRLAIEVRAGLLPQDKQRLVSELRGQGFIVAKIGDGINDAPALAAADIGIAMGGGTDVALETADAAALHGRVADVAAMIDLSKRTMANIRQNITVALGLKAAFLVTTIIGLTGLWPAILADTGATVLVTLNALRLLADGDLAKHSPRT
- a CDS encoding autotransporter secretion outer membrane protein TamA, whose product is MRSRSRRLFGSLIPYILAGAALAVTCGRAEAFDFFGLFGSEDTPPAVSTDALAYTVEFDAGDADKALKTALKDASSLYRLRQDAPPDGDSLARRAVNDFAPLVDTLWGAGYYDATVEIASGTAVLRIGQDETAAMARAAESHRGRTVVPITVRVVPGPLFALGAVAVLEAASRRAFAPDELPAKVIGLKPGDPARSSDLKAAQARMIDYFRARSHPLARVAAIKPVVDHATHMMDLTLVLDPGPRAGFGEVTVNGPQEFPSSVVRSFIYIEEGDPYSPKALADARESVRQIPALGSIRIREATKLDRNGNLPIFVDAADRLPYVVGFAAKYSTTDGPAGQVYWQDRNLFGGAESLRLEGDLFVNPRNNGTRLASFRDLKFSDLGGRFKASFVKPALGGSRNDLLIDALAENTRTGGDRFGGYSSRLADATVAIRHRFDNTFSMQIGAEAMIGHTTDVLGKVNYTLIGIPIGAIYDTTDSKLDPTRGLRINASFTPYPSFLGSSLDLVVAKAQASTYWAIDEDARYVLAARVRIGSLSGASLVEIPANLRFYGGGGGSVRGYRYQSLGPRGPFGYVVGGRSLLEASAELRIKITETIGVVPFFDAGNAFTSSLPKFSDTLQMSAGLGLRYYTAIGPIRLDVAAPLNPRRGDKPVTLYVSIGQSF
- a CDS encoding autotransporter secretion inner membrane protein TamB produces the protein MLFAAIVCLSLVIPSRADEADKGVLADLISRALSSETTTVSVGAVDGALSSSASISDIVLSDRDGPWLKIDRVRLVWRRLALVSRRLEVDQLLIHRLEFLRKPLPSDQPAPKADAGPILPELPVKVVIKEFAIGELVLGAPVIGVASRLSVSGAAVLGNPAEGLDLRLDAKRLDAEGALALRLQLVPDSKALTLALKLAEPEGGVLAHAASIPGLPAVTFDLDGKGTLDAFKAGLTFDAGPTIGATGGADLGRAGAGRRLGLNLQSRIEGLLPPVAGAIFAGTTELQGDITFADDGAVNVSRLAVASRNARLDIAGGLDTQRNLDMTIAAAAVPGGDAKTVAGGAEIRSLDFSATVKGPLAGPKIAAELKAADLRSPQAKLASLAASFTATPNAVVTDPASRVALVGDVKVAGLALADPALTEAMGSSLSMSLRGTASPEGAVHVEELRLTTPTLGASYAGELGPKLVRGKLALDAAELRHFARLASLPLKGALGLTADLDGAPAERRLTAGLDAHVTNFASGIALADGLAGGKLALAGSVKLLPRGGFGFGNLSLTGMHATARLDGEATPDKAAIAAVIDIPEAKSVDPRLAGKAMITAALTGSLAHPDASLKASLTDGKALDRPVPRLDLEAVARDLTGALEAQLTLAGEVDRKPLAGAAHIAKRPEGGVLADRLSFNLGSADLQGNASFDTNNLATGRLTFKATNLDDLSALLLTRLAGDLNVDATLDATNGRQNARLLAHGQTVAFGASRIEGLDADLAAADLRGRPTLDGTAAIGKAILGGETISGLRLKAKAVPEGSDVALAGNARGLAIEAQARLVPAEPYRIELASLRARGGAHKLALAAPATLSLGPDAIGIAGFVLGIDAGRLRLDGSAGATLSLKGSANAVPLSIADLAQPGLGLSGTADAEFAIAGTPQAPSGDWRVKIDRLVAPQARGSGLPPIDIAGSGRLADGRSSLDLTANAGRVGSLHLTGSAPLSPAGALDIAVQGKLDAAAANGFLAASGRRVSGAVQLDARLRGSTAQPQAEGSVSMSGGSFTDVELGLKLEKIEARIAAHGDTVTIEHVAAATPNGGTVGMSGQLRLDPDAGFPGTLRITGQRAQLVSNSIVAASADLALDLSGPLGREPAIGGRIGIVSMDVTLPDRLPGTMSPIEGTRHLNPSPTAKARLAMEAKAKAHAKRKAAFNGKLNLVISAPNRIFVRGHGLDAELGGELKVTGMLADPQILGGFDLRRGRLAVLGKRLDFTRGHIGFSGELMPELDFMADSQAGDVTAHIGITGPATQPVFAFSSDPSLPQDEVLSRILFQKPSGSLSPFQALQLAQAAAQFAGGGDDAFERLRRSLGVDSLDIGTSSSGSPTVGASRAISDRLSVGVKAGSKPQDSGVSVDLDVTRHIRLQSGVDATGATSVGVGAEWEYK
- a CDS encoding Predicted DNA-binding protein, MmcQ/YjbR family, which gives rise to MSKEPSERLRAICLALPEASEAPMRRGPSFRVGDKIFATDRRVDDRPSVWCKAPEGSQAILSGADPERFFVPPYFGTKGWVGMWLDRGCDWDEVGSLIRRSYRLVAPKRLAALVP
- a CDS encoding glutamyl-Q tRNA(Asp) synthetase, with protein sequence MDEHQEHRPVFRFAPSPNGYLHLGHALSALLNDQAARACEGRLLLRIEDIDPSRSRAELIAAIFEDLAWLGLAWETPVRRQSQHLHLYREKLDELCRQSLVYPCFCTRGAIAHAVAAEDMAWPRDPDGAALYPGTCRELAPNEAARRIATGEPHAWRLRMTEASAVAGALAWREHATALPDSAWRTVPAEPQAWGDVVLGRRDAPASYHLAVVTDDAAQGVTQVVRGQDLSTATAIHRLLQHLLRLPEPTYHHHRLVLDADGRKLSKSIASTSLRELRAAGLSPGDIRRRVELTA